The following are from one region of the Stigmatella ashevillena genome:
- a CDS encoding GspE/PulE family protein produces MPNGPDGFSELSQFQLDRNSLRLLPEPFCRRHLVVVLGKVEPEKPNATVTVGMVRPDAVHVLQQIGDLLERPIQPVRLNRYEIESALQAGFGTGPRVLANLVIRPSPFSKPQPSAVELVNHILTLAVDKKSSDIHIECYPGDVDLRLRIDGILHQMYTDMDPETIHEVVSRIKILAEMDITERRKPQDGRIRAVIDRGEDDRKVIDYRVSVVPSPTGEDVVIRILDSDAGLVPVGKLGMNDEMQRVFLQLLVNPEGLVLVTGPTGSGKTTTLYSALAQLNDGRRKIITAEDPIEYFVPKVNQKQVSPQMPYASLLRALLRQDPNVLLVGEIRDLETGSTALNAARTGHLVLGTLHTADAVGAIGRLRGLELDNTDIADALLAVLAQRLARRVCEKCSEEYEPSDEQKALFGALLEGVQPRKGRGCAHCHHTGYRSRVGIFELLLVDPGMQDLIVAGAHNAQIRKYAREHFFKTMVDDALEKIAAGLTTLDELVRVVPYRHIIATRDERHG; encoded by the coding sequence ATGCCGAATGGTCCTGACGGTTTCTCCGAACTCTCCCAGTTTCAGCTCGATCGCAACTCCCTGCGGCTCCTTCCGGAGCCCTTCTGCCGCCGCCACCTCGTGGTGGTTCTGGGCAAGGTCGAGCCGGAGAAGCCGAACGCCACGGTGACGGTGGGCATGGTGCGGCCCGATGCCGTGCACGTCCTCCAGCAGATTGGAGATCTGCTGGAGCGTCCCATCCAGCCGGTGCGGCTCAACCGGTACGAGATCGAATCCGCCTTGCAGGCCGGCTTTGGAACTGGGCCGCGCGTGCTGGCGAACCTCGTCATCCGCCCCAGCCCGTTCTCCAAGCCCCAGCCGTCCGCCGTGGAACTCGTCAACCACATCCTCACCCTGGCGGTGGACAAGAAGTCCTCGGATATCCACATCGAGTGCTACCCGGGGGATGTGGATCTCCGCCTGCGCATCGACGGCATCCTCCACCAGATGTACACGGACATGGATCCGGAGACGATCCACGAGGTGGTCAGCCGGATCAAGATCCTCGCGGAGATGGACATCACCGAGCGCCGCAAGCCCCAGGATGGCCGCATTCGCGCGGTCATCGACCGGGGGGAGGATGACCGGAAGGTCATCGACTACCGCGTGAGCGTGGTGCCGAGCCCTACGGGCGAGGACGTGGTCATCCGCATCCTCGACTCAGACGCCGGGCTCGTTCCAGTGGGCAAGCTGGGCATGAACGACGAGATGCAGCGCGTCTTCCTGCAACTGCTCGTCAACCCCGAGGGGCTCGTGCTCGTGACCGGCCCCACGGGCAGCGGGAAGACGACCACGCTGTATTCGGCCCTGGCCCAGCTCAATGACGGTCGGCGGAAGATCATCACCGCCGAGGATCCGATCGAGTACTTCGTCCCCAAGGTCAACCAGAAGCAAGTCAGCCCGCAGATGCCCTACGCTTCGTTGCTGCGCGCGCTCTTGCGTCAGGATCCGAACGTGTTGCTGGTGGGGGAGATCCGCGACCTGGAGACGGGCAGCACCGCCCTCAACGCGGCCCGCACTGGCCACCTCGTCCTGGGCACGCTCCACACCGCGGACGCGGTGGGGGCCATTGGCCGCCTGCGGGGCCTGGAGCTGGACAACACGGACATCGCGGACGCACTCCTGGCCGTCCTGGCGCAGCGGCTGGCCCGCCGCGTCTGCGAGAAGTGCTCGGAGGAGTATGAGCCCTCCGATGAGCAGAAGGCGCTCTTTGGTGCCCTGCTGGAGGGCGTGCAGCCGCGAAAGGGGCGGGGCTGCGCCCACTGCCATCACACGGGCTACCGCAGCCGTGTGGGCATCTTCGAGCTGCTCTTGGTGGATCCGGGCATGCAGGATCTCATTGTCGCGGGAGCCCACAACGCGCAGATCCGCAAGTACGCGCGCGAGCACTTCTTCAAGACCATGGTGGACGATGCCCTGGAGAAGATCGCCGCGGGGCTGACCACGCTGGATGAGCTGGTCCGCGTGGTGCCCTACCGGCACATCATCGCCACCCGCGATGAGCGGCACGGCTGA
- a CDS encoding neutral/alkaline ceramidase, with protein sequence MRKSSGSWCTWALVLALSACIPDIASERGGGATSDGQELLTGACAGNTAFQVGSGIYDITGPAAELGMMGYAMIDQKTAGIHQRLRARAFVIASPCNGKRVAFVSADAGQIFQGVRQQVVERLKARYGNLYSDENVVLSATHTHSGPGGFSHYALYNLTVLGYDRQNFDAIVDGIFQAIVQAHTNLAPGNIRIASGDLLGASINRSPGAYLRNPAAERGQEPHDTDKRMTLLKLQGADGTEVGLLNWFAVHGTSMGNDNRLISGDNKGYASYLFEKDKGTNYFSSKTFVAAFAQSNEGDVTPNILGGENGGGANDFESTEFSGRKQYVLAKQLYDGASQLLAGAVDYRHAYVKMDEVAVAPKYTDGVWRSTCEAAIGVSMLAGAEDGPGFGSEGATCEQVHNAWSEFTCGLTTTSCQGEKPVVLQMGTMVPYPWTPEVLPLQVVTLGNLALVAVPFEMTTMAGRRLRQTVLAQLAPLGVDQVVIAGLSNAYAGYLVTREEYAKQDYEGASTHFGPWTLAAVQQETERLASALRAGSLVAPGPTPRDLRNEQTSLQTGVVFDDKLLWVEFGGIVTQANASYTRGQTVSVKFWGGHPKNNLRRQGSFLQVQRKSGSTWLPVLYDWDWETKYRWERNNCVPTLACSHVTVEWAIPATAVPGTYRIRHDGDWKSGWDGAIRPYTGYSREFTVQ encoded by the coding sequence ATGCGAAAGTCATCGGGTTCCTGGTGTACCTGGGCGTTGGTGCTCGCGCTGAGCGCGTGCATCCCGGACATTGCCTCCGAGCGGGGGGGCGGCGCCACGTCGGACGGCCAGGAGTTGTTGACGGGTGCCTGCGCGGGCAACACCGCCTTTCAAGTGGGCTCGGGCATCTACGACATCACCGGTCCCGCCGCGGAGCTGGGGATGATGGGCTACGCGATGATCGACCAGAAGACGGCGGGCATTCACCAGCGCCTGCGTGCCCGCGCCTTCGTCATCGCCTCGCCGTGCAATGGCAAGCGCGTGGCCTTCGTCAGCGCGGACGCGGGCCAGATCTTCCAAGGGGTGAGGCAGCAGGTGGTGGAGCGCCTGAAGGCGCGGTACGGCAACCTCTACTCGGATGAGAACGTGGTGCTCAGCGCCACGCACACCCACAGCGGGCCGGGCGGCTTCTCGCACTACGCCCTCTACAACCTGACCGTGCTGGGGTACGACCGGCAGAACTTCGATGCCATCGTGGATGGCATCTTCCAGGCCATCGTCCAGGCGCACACCAACCTCGCGCCGGGCAACATTCGCATCGCCTCGGGGGATCTGCTCGGCGCCAGCATCAACCGCTCGCCGGGGGCGTACCTGCGCAACCCTGCCGCGGAGCGGGGGCAGGAGCCCCACGACACCGACAAGCGCATGACGCTGCTGAAGCTCCAGGGCGCGGATGGGACGGAGGTGGGGCTCCTCAACTGGTTCGCCGTGCACGGCACGTCCATGGGCAATGACAACCGGCTCATCAGTGGCGACAACAAGGGCTATGCCTCGTATCTCTTCGAGAAGGACAAGGGCACGAACTACTTCTCTTCGAAGACGTTCGTCGCGGCCTTCGCCCAGAGCAACGAAGGGGACGTGACGCCCAACATCCTCGGGGGAGAGAATGGGGGCGGGGCCAATGACTTCGAGAGCACGGAGTTCTCGGGCCGCAAGCAATATGTCCTGGCGAAGCAGCTCTATGACGGGGCCTCGCAGCTGCTGGCGGGAGCGGTGGATTACCGGCATGCCTACGTGAAGATGGACGAGGTCGCGGTGGCCCCGAAGTACACGGATGGCGTATGGCGCTCCACGTGCGAGGCGGCCATTGGCGTCTCCATGCTGGCGGGAGCGGAGGACGGCCCGGGCTTCGGCAGCGAGGGCGCCACCTGTGAGCAGGTCCACAACGCCTGGAGCGAGTTCACCTGCGGGCTCACCACGACCTCTTGTCAGGGAGAGAAGCCCGTGGTGCTGCAGATGGGAACCATGGTGCCCTACCCCTGGACGCCCGAGGTGCTCCCGCTGCAGGTGGTCACCCTGGGCAACCTGGCGCTGGTGGCGGTGCCCTTCGAGATGACGACGATGGCCGGCCGGAGGCTGCGCCAGACGGTCCTGGCGCAACTGGCGCCCTTGGGTGTGGATCAGGTGGTGATCGCCGGTCTGTCGAATGCCTACGCGGGCTATTTGGTCACGCGCGAGGAGTACGCGAAGCAGGACTACGAAGGCGCGTCCACCCACTTTGGACCGTGGACGCTGGCCGCGGTGCAGCAGGAGACGGAGCGGTTGGCCTCGGCCCTTCGCGCGGGGAGCCTGGTGGCGCCAGGCCCCACCCCGAGAGACCTGCGCAACGAGCAGACGAGCCTGCAAACCGGGGTGGTGTTCGACGACAAGCTGCTGTGGGTGGAGTTCGGGGGCATCGTGACCCAGGCGAACGCCTCGTATACGCGCGGCCAGACGGTGAGCGTGAAGTTCTGGGGAGGCCATCCGAAGAACAACCTGCGCCGACAGGGCTCTTTCCTCCAGGTGCAGCGCAAGTCGGGCTCGACGTGGCTGCCGGTTCTGTATGACTGGGACTGGGAGACGAAGTACCGGTGGGAGCGCAACAACTGTGTGCCCACGCTGGCGTGCTCTCACGTAACCGTCGAGTGGGCGATCCCCGCCACGGCGGTTCCAGGCACGTACCGCATCCGGCATGACGGCGACTGGAAGTCCGGTTGGGACGGGGCGATTCGCCCCTATACGGGCTATTCCAGAGAGTTTACCGTCCAGTAA
- a CDS encoding N-6 DNA methylase, with translation MPRVRPVPPILDEEALVHRFAGLDRRVLGAYYTPAALVERTLGLALTHLDNEPLSNRPLSNGPLSNRPLSIVDPACGAGAFLSAAARMRPKAQLLGLEVTAPAAQLCQARVPSAQVHVGDALRGGLEPLLANIPPAHRELWVGNPPYNGTSPVLKDRPAYARLRSLLPVTLPPGTSLRDDFAFFLLVAAHRLTTRPGVLAFITPSSLLDAFLYAPLRHALLGALRLCHVVDLGAGAFANTQVRTCITVWSSLPGPTVPIPFEKTGGNASFIPSPPEWRLAPTPHAAMELDARWQAQGEPLTQLVPVSFPGVKTRFDELLVDEDPERLLERLRHFARTSPRGLRGFMKAHGIPSALLPKLQALKEGPAFRVEPAQVRPFFRYAGARHRGSIPPEARAFCYLDRRLIPRGDHRLRGPYDPHRGEVKLLFNVRELPLSAALLEEEGCVHDHRHARFAPLFVPQRIREEGLDITRDVRAAQALGPLVPNLSPRGLAWAERLGGPLAAFRELVRFLNSPRVQQVWAPAFGASRVLPVPLTDE, from the coding sequence ATGCCCCGTGTCCGCCCCGTACCGCCCATCCTCGACGAAGAAGCCCTTGTCCATCGGTTTGCCGGGCTGGATCGGCGTGTCCTGGGCGCCTATTACACGCCCGCCGCCTTGGTGGAACGCACGCTGGGGCTCGCCCTGACGCACCTGGACAATGAGCCGTTGTCCAACAGGCCGTTGTCCAACGGGCCGTTGTCCAACAGGCCGTTGTCCATTGTGGACCCCGCGTGTGGCGCCGGCGCGTTTCTGTCCGCCGCCGCACGCATGCGGCCCAAGGCCCAGCTGCTCGGCCTGGAAGTCACAGCGCCCGCCGCCCAGCTCTGTCAGGCCCGCGTGCCCTCGGCCCAGGTGCACGTGGGCGATGCCTTGCGAGGGGGCCTGGAGCCACTGCTCGCGAACATCCCTCCGGCCCACCGGGAGTTGTGGGTGGGCAACCCGCCCTACAACGGCACCTCGCCCGTGCTCAAAGACCGGCCCGCCTATGCCCGGCTCCGCTCGCTCCTGCCAGTCACACTGCCCCCGGGTACCAGCCTGAGGGATGACTTCGCCTTCTTCCTGCTCGTCGCCGCGCACCGGCTCACCACCCGTCCCGGGGTGCTCGCCTTCATCACCCCGTCCAGCCTCCTCGACGCCTTCCTCTATGCCCCGCTCCGCCATGCCCTGCTCGGCGCGCTGAGGCTGTGTCATGTGGTGGACCTGGGCGCGGGTGCATTCGCCAACACCCAGGTCCGCACCTGCATCACCGTCTGGAGTTCACTGCCCGGCCCCACCGTCCCCATCCCCTTTGAGAAAACGGGCGGGAATGCCTCCTTCATCCCCTCGCCTCCCGAGTGGCGGCTCGCTCCCACGCCGCACGCGGCAATGGAACTCGACGCGCGCTGGCAGGCACAGGGAGAGCCCCTCACCCAGCTGGTTCCCGTGAGCTTTCCGGGAGTGAAGACCCGCTTCGATGAGCTGCTGGTGGATGAAGACCCAGAGCGGCTTCTCGAGCGCCTGCGCCACTTCGCCCGGACGTCTCCCCGGGGACTGCGCGGCTTCATGAAAGCCCACGGCATTCCCAGCGCGCTCCTGCCCAAGCTGCAAGCCCTCAAGGAAGGCCCCGCGTTCCGCGTAGAGCCTGCCCAGGTACGTCCCTTCTTCCGCTATGCCGGCGCACGCCACCGGGGCTCGATTCCGCCCGAGGCCCGCGCCTTCTGCTACCTGGACCGGCGCCTCATTCCCCGAGGGGATCACCGGCTGCGCGGGCCGTATGATCCGCACCGCGGCGAGGTGAAGCTGCTCTTCAACGTGAGGGAACTCCCGCTCTCCGCGGCCCTCCTGGAAGAGGAAGGCTGCGTGCATGATCACCGTCACGCCCGCTTCGCGCCTCTCTTCGTGCCCCAGCGCATCCGGGAGGAAGGGCTCGACATCACCCGGGATGTCCGCGCAGCCCAGGCCCTGGGCCCCCTGGTCCCCAACCTCTCCCCGCGAGGCCTCGCCTGGGCGGAGCGGCTCGGAGGCCCCCTCGCGGCCTTTCGCGAACTCGTGCGCTTTCTCAACAGCCCTCGGGTTCAGCAGGTCTGGGCCCCCGCCTTTGGCGCGTCCCGCGTCCTGCCCGTTCCCCTCACCGATGAATGA
- a CDS encoding S1 family peptidase, giving the protein MARKLNALSTVTALVAGLATAQGFAAPSEISVHPDMVSQMQKDFGLSEAQVQRRLAFEAAAPSIEKSLKGELNDRFGGSWMSKDGMQLIVGVTNEADAALVRSAGAEPQMVTRTLAQLEELKATLDGNAWNADKSIHAWYVDERTNTVVVEAETGMSKWKADGFAALAGDKQGAIRIVESAEAPRPLAEIIGGAAYYIGGTSRCSIGFAVTGGFVTAGHCGKTGASATGASGGAGTFAGSSFPGNDYAWVRATSNWTSTNKVAGISSRVAGSTASAVGASICRSGSTTGVYCGTVQAKNATVNYSQGSVTGLTRTNVCAEPGDSGGSWMSGTQAQGVTSGGSGNCSSGGTTYFQPVGEILSTYGLTLTR; this is encoded by the coding sequence ATGGCTCGCAAGCTCAACGCGCTGTCGACGGTTACGGCTCTGGTCGCAGGATTGGCAACGGCTCAAGGCTTCGCAGCACCTTCTGAAATCTCCGTCCACCCGGACATGGTCTCCCAGATGCAGAAGGACTTCGGGCTCAGCGAGGCGCAAGTGCAGCGTCGGCTGGCGTTCGAGGCGGCGGCTCCCAGCATCGAGAAGTCGCTGAAGGGTGAGCTGAACGACCGCTTCGGCGGTTCCTGGATGAGCAAGGACGGAATGCAGCTCATCGTCGGTGTCACCAACGAGGCCGACGCGGCCCTGGTGCGCAGCGCCGGCGCCGAGCCCCAGATGGTCACCCGGACCCTGGCGCAGCTCGAGGAGCTCAAGGCCACCCTGGACGGCAACGCGTGGAACGCGGACAAGTCCATCCACGCTTGGTACGTCGATGAGCGCACCAACACCGTCGTGGTCGAGGCCGAGACGGGCATGTCGAAGTGGAAGGCGGACGGCTTTGCCGCCCTCGCCGGGGACAAGCAGGGCGCCATTCGCATCGTAGAGTCGGCCGAGGCACCGCGCCCGCTGGCCGAGATCATCGGTGGAGCTGCCTACTACATTGGGGGCACCAGCCGCTGCTCCATCGGCTTCGCCGTGACCGGCGGCTTCGTGACCGCGGGCCACTGCGGCAAGACCGGCGCCTCCGCCACGGGCGCCAGCGGCGGCGCGGGCACCTTCGCGGGCTCGTCCTTCCCCGGCAATGACTACGCCTGGGTGCGCGCCACGTCGAACTGGACCTCGACCAACAAGGTGGCGGGCATCAGCTCGCGCGTCGCCGGCTCCACGGCCTCCGCGGTGGGCGCGTCGATCTGCCGCTCCGGCTCCACGACGGGCGTGTACTGCGGCACCGTCCAGGCCAAGAACGCCACCGTCAACTACTCGCAGGGCTCGGTCACCGGCCTGACCCGCACCAACGTCTGCGCGGAGCCCGGTGACTCGGGCGGCTCGTGGATGTCCGGCACCCAGGCGCAGGGCGTGACCTCCGGTGGCTCCGGCAACTGCTCCTCGGGCGGCACCACGTACTTCCAGCCGGTCGGCGAGATCCTCAGCACCTACGGCCTCACCCTGACCCGCTAA
- a CDS encoding amidohydrolase family protein: protein MVRIGRRALTLGLGTMGLSSFLSQGCAAASTASRPPPSGPLPSGRDFLLKNAYLLTMDPVLGDIPGGSVLVRQGQILAVGRDLAAPDVSVIDAQGMIGLPGLVDTHWHMWNTLLRSFAGARKAEGYFPTVAAFGKNMVPSDLYQGTRLAAAEALACGITTVHDYCHNVRGLEHATADLQALREAGLRARWSFGWPQGLATDQGLDLESLGRLHADWASHSNGGLLSLGMAWPGIQRMGGRTPEHIYKEELRFARERKLPISVHASSQRGATGQIGEFAQEGLLGPDMQVIHALFATEEEIQTMASAGTAVSVSPRSEMRIGFGFPKFLPFLRQGVKLGLSIDTTVLTGNANLFDVMKTARDIEHARAENEFEWTGRQLLELGTLGGARSLGLDGWIGSLTPGKRADLILINPGRVNMGVAPDPVNLVLEATEPSNVDTVIVEGRILKRGGALTALAPEQIITEASAALDQLRARTQLR from the coding sequence ATGGTGAGAATCGGCAGACGCGCTTTGACCCTGGGCCTTGGCACGATGGGCCTGAGCAGCTTTCTGTCGCAGGGTTGCGCCGCCGCCTCCACCGCTTCCCGGCCTCCGCCCAGTGGCCCCCTGCCTTCCGGCAGAGACTTCCTGCTGAAGAACGCCTACCTGCTGACGATGGATCCGGTGCTCGGGGACATCCCGGGCGGCTCCGTACTGGTACGTCAGGGCCAGATCCTCGCGGTGGGGCGGGACCTCGCAGCGCCAGACGTTTCGGTCATCGATGCGCAGGGCATGATCGGCCTGCCGGGTCTGGTCGATACGCACTGGCACATGTGGAACACGCTGCTCCGCAGCTTCGCCGGAGCGCGGAAGGCCGAGGGGTATTTCCCCACCGTTGCGGCGTTCGGAAAGAACATGGTGCCCTCGGACCTCTACCAGGGCACCCGGTTGGCAGCCGCCGAGGCCCTGGCGTGCGGAATCACCACCGTCCACGACTACTGTCACAATGTCCGGGGCCTGGAGCACGCCACCGCCGACCTCCAGGCACTCCGGGAAGCGGGCCTCCGCGCACGCTGGTCCTTCGGCTGGCCGCAAGGACTGGCCACGGACCAGGGCCTCGACCTGGAGAGCCTCGGCCGGCTGCACGCGGACTGGGCGTCGCATTCGAACGGTGGACTGCTCTCGCTCGGCATGGCCTGGCCGGGCATTCAACGCATGGGCGGCCGGACGCCCGAGCACATTTACAAGGAAGAGCTCCGCTTTGCCCGCGAGCGGAAGCTGCCCATCTCCGTTCATGCCTCCAGCCAGCGCGGCGCCACGGGCCAGATTGGCGAGTTCGCCCAGGAAGGCCTCCTGGGGCCCGACATGCAGGTCATCCACGCGCTCTTCGCCACGGAGGAGGAAATCCAGACGATGGCCTCGGCAGGCACCGCGGTCAGTGTGTCGCCCCGGTCCGAGATGCGCATCGGCTTCGGCTTTCCCAAGTTCCTTCCCTTTCTCCGGCAAGGCGTGAAGCTGGGCCTGTCGATCGACACCACCGTCTTGACGGGCAACGCCAACCTCTTCGATGTCATGAAGACGGCCCGGGATATCGAGCATGCCCGGGCCGAGAACGAGTTCGAGTGGACGGGACGTCAACTGCTCGAACTCGGCACGCTGGGAGGAGCCCGCTCCCTGGGCCTCGACGGGTGGATTGGCTCTCTGACGCCCGGCAAACGGGCGGACCTCATCCTGATCAATCCCGGGCGGGTGAACATGGGCGTGGCGCCAGATCCTGTCAACCTCGTGCTCGAAGCCACCGAGCCCAGCAATGTCGACACGGTCATCGTGGAAGGCCGCATCCTCAAGCGCGGAGGCGCTCTGACGGCCCTGGCTCCGGAGCAGATCATCACGGAAGCCTCGGCGGCCTTGGACCAACTGCGCGCCAGGACACAGTTGCGATGA
- a CDS encoding VOC family protein, producing the protein MHRSRLVGIVIDCKTEDFDAATRFWSQALGKQVKPSDPESPTYANLQTEADEPLVLVQKVDHPSRVHLDIETDDIEAEVKRLEALGAKRVEFIQRWWVMEAPTGQRFCVVRPQRDGKLGAHANEWK; encoded by the coding sequence ATGCACCGCAGCCGTCTGGTTGGCATCGTCATCGATTGCAAGACGGAGGACTTCGACGCCGCGACCCGATTCTGGAGCCAGGCCCTTGGCAAGCAGGTCAAACCGAGCGACCCCGAGAGCCCCACCTACGCCAATTTGCAGACCGAAGCGGACGAGCCCCTCGTCCTCGTCCAGAAGGTCGACCACCCGAGCCGTGTCCACCTGGACATCGAGACGGACGACATCGAGGCGGAGGTGAAGCGCCTCGAAGCGCTCGGCGCCAAGCGGGTGGAGTTCATCCAGCGCTGGTGGGTCATGGAGGCGCCGACGGGCCAGCGCTTCTGCGTGGTGCGCCCCCAGCGCGACGGCAAGCTGGGCGCGCACGCGAACGAGTGGAAGTGA
- a CDS encoding glutamine amidotransferase has product MNSQTFNAWKFVSLSPLPLWALVLLGVGLALGIGLAAWGVRREPSRWRKVLLWTLRVGAGVAALFFLLEPGIRNLQVARMKNRVAVLVDRSASMGFPVEPGGPTRSAQVASFLDRAAPGLAALQDRFTVELYGVDPELSPTTPTALASEPPRAGTTDLLSALRAAGAGAQGSRKLSGVLLFSDGADNAELASGVVGRARSTLADLGVPVSTFTVGQEALKDLAVEGLKVDDFAFVRNSLTVEVEIHGRGFSGKDIPVVLTQEGKTVASKSVRFGSQDDVKPVAFTFTPDQTGRFVYTVTVPTFPDEAVSDNNTRSFTLKVIRDRVRVLLVVGRPSWDERFLRGLLRQDANVDMVSFYILRTQTDETGVVNPERELSLIPFPMEEIFDTKLDTFDVVIFQNFGHVDPQLSIAGFERNLEQYVHNGGAFVMIGGDSVLGEGRAMMPTLMEALPVEAAGPANPEPFKARLTPEGLRHPVTALGSGAASTESAWAELPPMAGINSTRARQGATVLLDHPFHTVDGRNAPLVAVWDYGRGRALTLASDASWYWAFTAHRDGSPNRAYDRFWSNALRWLVRDPDLTTLRVTADPPSVEPGRPVGVVISARTSDYQPAQDAQVRVELFSVATQKLVAVQTGTAGVDGVVRLEFPPPEPGPYKLLATAKKGETDLGKGEDAVAVRAVGPELSDASVRPALMEQIAKVTGGKSYRLPVDSLPDVPLLDPPVVEVGRAKDQPLWDRWYYLVTLVVLLGAEWFARRRFGYV; this is encoded by the coding sequence ATGAACTCACAGACCTTCAACGCCTGGAAATTCGTCAGCCTCTCCCCGCTCCCCCTCTGGGCCCTCGTGCTGCTGGGCGTGGGGCTCGCGCTCGGCATCGGGCTGGCCGCGTGGGGCGTGCGCCGCGAGCCCTCCCGGTGGCGCAAGGTGTTGCTGTGGACGCTGCGGGTGGGCGCGGGGGTGGCGGCCCTCTTCTTCCTGCTGGAGCCCGGCATCCGCAACCTCCAGGTGGCCCGGATGAAGAACCGGGTGGCGGTGCTGGTGGACCGCTCCGCCTCCATGGGCTTTCCGGTGGAGCCGGGCGGGCCCACGCGGTCGGCGCAGGTGGCCTCCTTCCTGGATCGTGCCGCGCCGGGGCTGGCCGCGCTGCAGGACCGCTTCACGGTGGAGCTGTACGGCGTGGACCCGGAACTGTCGCCCACCACGCCCACGGCGCTCGCCAGCGAGCCGCCTCGCGCGGGCACCACGGACCTGCTGTCGGCGCTGAGGGCCGCGGGGGCGGGGGCGCAGGGCTCGCGGAAGCTCTCCGGGGTGCTGCTCTTCAGCGACGGGGCGGACAATGCGGAGCTGGCGTCCGGGGTGGTGGGGCGCGCCCGCTCGACGCTGGCGGATCTGGGCGTGCCGGTGTCCACCTTCACCGTGGGTCAGGAAGCGCTCAAGGATCTGGCGGTCGAGGGGCTGAAGGTCGATGACTTCGCCTTCGTGCGCAACTCGCTCACCGTGGAGGTGGAGATCCACGGCCGGGGCTTCTCCGGCAAGGACATCCCGGTGGTGCTCACCCAGGAGGGCAAGACGGTGGCGAGCAAGTCGGTGCGCTTCGGCTCGCAGGACGACGTGAAGCCGGTGGCCTTCACCTTCACCCCGGATCAAACGGGCCGCTTCGTCTACACCGTCACGGTGCCCACCTTCCCGGACGAGGCGGTGAGCGACAACAACACCCGCTCTTTCACCCTCAAGGTCATCCGGGACCGGGTGCGCGTGCTGCTGGTGGTGGGGCGGCCCTCGTGGGACGAGCGCTTCCTGCGCGGGCTGCTGCGCCAGGACGCCAACGTGGACATGGTGTCCTTCTACATCCTGCGCACGCAGACGGATGAGACGGGGGTGGTGAATCCCGAGCGCGAGCTGTCGCTGATTCCCTTCCCGATGGAGGAGATCTTCGACACGAAGCTGGACACGTTCGATGTCGTCATCTTCCAGAACTTCGGCCACGTAGACCCGCAGCTGTCCATCGCGGGCTTCGAGCGCAACCTGGAGCAGTACGTCCACAACGGCGGGGCGTTCGTGATGATCGGCGGCGACAGCGTGCTGGGCGAGGGCCGCGCGATGATGCCCACGCTGATGGAGGCGCTGCCGGTGGAGGCCGCGGGGCCCGCGAACCCGGAGCCCTTCAAGGCGCGGCTGACGCCCGAGGGACTGCGCCACCCGGTGACGGCGCTGGGCAGTGGCGCGGCGAGCACGGAGAGTGCCTGGGCGGAGCTGCCGCCCATGGCGGGCATCAACTCCACGCGGGCCCGGCAGGGTGCGACGGTGCTGCTGGACCACCCCTTCCACACGGTGGATGGGAGGAACGCGCCGCTGGTGGCCGTGTGGGACTACGGCCGGGGACGGGCGCTGACCCTGGCCTCGGACGCGAGCTGGTACTGGGCGTTCACGGCGCACCGGGATGGCTCGCCCAACCGGGCGTATGACCGCTTCTGGAGCAATGCGCTGCGCTGGTTGGTGAGGGATCCGGACCTGACGACCCTGCGGGTGACCGCGGATCCTCCCTCCGTGGAGCCGGGCAGGCCCGTGGGCGTGGTGATCTCGGCGCGGACGTCGGACTACCAGCCGGCGCAGGATGCACAGGTCCGGGTGGAGCTGTTCTCGGTGGCCACGCAGAAGCTGGTGGCGGTGCAGACGGGCACCGCCGGGGTGGATGGCGTGGTCCGGCTGGAGTTCCCTCCGCCCGAGCCGGGGCCGTACAAGCTGCTGGCCACGGCCAAGAAGGGCGAGACGGACTTAGGCAAGGGCGAGGACGCGGTGGCGGTGCGCGCGGTGGGCCCCGAGCTGTCGGATGCCTCGGTGCGCCCGGCCTTGATGGAGCAGATCGCCAAGGTGACGGGCGGCAAGTCCTACCGGTTGCCCGTGGACAGCTTGCCGGACGTGCCGCTGCTGGATCCTCCCGTGGTGGAGGTGGGCCGCGCGAAGGATCAACCCCTGTGGGACCGGTGGTACTACCTGGTCACCCTGGTGGTGTTGCTGGGCGCCGAGTGGTTCGCGCGGCGCCGGTTTGGCTACGTTTGA